The Neorhodopirellula lusitana genome contains a region encoding:
- a CDS encoding PQQ-dependent sugar dehydrogenase produces MKRLSACLAGLLIASVSYAESPAASPSGETTNQTTINLAEVPASIDTSPMPIQVVQAYPNLRISRPVMITGCGDGSGRLFVASQTGEIYFFDESDEQVEEPELFIDLSDRVSYKDRENEEGFLGLAFHPNFADNGKFYVYYTGSSRPHVSFLSEFQTSKGSQNKLGDPASERQLMQIQQPFWNHNGGTITFGPDGYLYVGLGDGGKANDPLKSAQDLSKLLGSILRIDVDKQDGDLPYGIPEDNPLVGRKNVWPEIYAWGVRNIWRMAFDKPTGRLWAADVGQNEWEEINLIRKGGNYGWSLREAAHKFTLGGSKGSSKKPSLIEPLVEYPHTDDMGKSVTGGLVYRGKATPQLDGYYLYGDYVSGRLWALKIDDKTNAVFENRPIAWNQLPVFTFGETESGEALMSTMMGGGQIFKFIAK; encoded by the coding sequence ATGAAACGACTCTCCGCCTGCCTCGCCGGACTCCTGATCGCATCAGTGAGCTACGCCGAATCGCCAGCCGCCAGCCCCTCCGGCGAGACTACCAATCAAACGACGATCAACCTGGCCGAAGTGCCCGCGTCCATCGACACATCACCGATGCCGATCCAAGTCGTGCAAGCTTACCCCAACCTACGCATCAGCCGCCCGGTCATGATCACGGGTTGTGGCGACGGCAGCGGGCGGTTGTTCGTGGCTAGCCAAACTGGAGAGATTTACTTTTTCGATGAAAGCGACGAGCAGGTCGAAGAGCCGGAACTGTTCATCGATTTGAGCGACCGCGTGAGCTACAAGGATCGTGAAAATGAGGAGGGTTTCCTTGGCTTAGCGTTCCACCCCAACTTCGCGGACAACGGAAAGTTCTATGTCTACTACACCGGATCGAGTCGGCCTCACGTTTCTTTCCTAAGCGAATTCCAAACATCGAAAGGCTCCCAAAACAAATTGGGTGATCCCGCCAGCGAACGTCAACTGATGCAGATTCAGCAACCGTTTTGGAACCACAATGGTGGCACGATTACGTTTGGCCCCGACGGTTACCTCTACGTCGGACTGGGCGACGGCGGAAAAGCGAACGACCCACTGAAGTCAGCACAAGACCTCAGCAAGTTGCTGGGCTCGATCTTGCGAATTGATGTCGACAAACAAGACGGTGATTTGCCTTACGGAATTCCGGAAGACAATCCGCTAGTTGGCCGCAAAAACGTTTGGCCTGAAATTTATGCATGGGGCGTTCGCAACATTTGGCGAATGGCTTTCGACAAACCGACCGGACGCTTGTGGGCCGCCGATGTGGGCCAAAACGAGTGGGAAGAAATCAACCTGATCCGCAAGGGTGGCAACTACGGTTGGAGCCTTCGTGAAGCCGCCCATAAGTTCACCCTGGGCGGCAGCAAGGGTTCGTCTAAGAAACCTTCCCTGATCGAGCCGCTCGTCGAATACCCACACACCGACGACATGGGCAAGTCGGTCACCGGCGGGCTGGTCTATCGAGGCAAAGCCACACCACAGCTCGACGGCTATTACCTTTACGGCGACTACGTCAGCGGCCGCTTGTGGGCGCTGAAGATCGACGACAAAACCAATGCGGTTTTCGAAAACCGTCCCATCGCTTGGAACCAACTGCCCGTCTTCACATTCGGCGAAACCGAATCCGGCGAAGCACTGATGAGCACAATGATGGGCGGCGGCCAAATCTTCAAGTTCATCGCAAAGTAA
- the smpB gene encoding SsrA-binding protein SmpB: MSKSKTKSHKTTLTAAGQEKADKKAKKSGKGKASKKNEPTVTMVSENRKAKFRYEILDSIECGMMLLGSEVKSMREGNLSLDEAHIRVTNGELWLIGADLAQYTNAGLWNHDPRRPRKLLVHQKEFDKFAGRAFERGLTLIPLRVYFNARGIAKCVMGLVKGKKLHDKRESIKQRDTDRGLQRAMRRR; encoded by the coding sequence ATGTCCAAATCGAAAACCAAATCCCACAAGACCACGCTGACGGCTGCCGGCCAGGAAAAGGCTGACAAGAAAGCGAAGAAGTCTGGCAAAGGCAAAGCTAGCAAGAAAAACGAGCCGACCGTAACGATGGTTTCGGAGAATCGAAAGGCTAAGTTTCGCTACGAAATCTTGGATTCGATTGAGTGTGGGATGATGCTCCTGGGCAGCGAAGTGAAGTCGATGCGAGAGGGGAATCTTTCGCTGGACGAGGCACACATTCGGGTGACCAATGGAGAGCTTTGGTTGATCGGTGCGGATCTCGCGCAGTACACCAATGCGGGTTTGTGGAATCACGACCCACGCCGACCACGCAAACTCTTGGTGCACCAAAAGGAATTCGACAAGTTTGCCGGACGCGCCTTTGAACGCGGACTGACGCTGATCCCGTTGCGCGTCTATTTCAACGCCCGCGGCATCGCAAAATGCGTGATGGGTTTGGTCAAAGGTAAGAAGCTGCACGACAAACGTGAGTCGATCAAGCAACGGGACACCGACCGTGGCTTGCAACGCGCGATGCGTCGTCGCTAA
- the thiD gene encoding bifunctional hydroxymethylpyrimidine kinase/phosphomethylpyrimidine kinase: MNDSQSNQETGDREVKIAPHAIALTISGSDPSGGAGLQADLKAFQQNGVYGMSVVTLLTVQNTLGVGRVETMSGELVGEQIDAVLADIPPRAIKTGSVGNAEVIRCIGAKLATMRQTVNSAKCPIVVDPVMISKHGDSLIDDEAVAAYREELFPHADIITPNRFEAERLLGRKIGSSVDDFLEATEDLLDLGPANVLLKAGEFDGHQMHVYTEGEGLVTIAVDRYDTTHTHGAGCSLSAMIAARLALSSPEDDEDVRMREAVDSAIAAVNHAIHFAPKYGNGSGPIESRLLHFVD, translated from the coding sequence ATGAATGACTCTCAATCGAATCAGGAAACAGGCGATCGCGAAGTCAAAATTGCTCCTCACGCAATTGCACTGACGATCTCAGGATCCGACCCCAGTGGTGGAGCCGGATTGCAGGCGGATTTGAAAGCGTTCCAACAGAACGGAGTGTACGGGATGTCGGTCGTCACGTTGCTGACCGTGCAAAACACCTTAGGCGTGGGACGTGTTGAGACGATGTCCGGCGAACTGGTCGGTGAACAGATCGATGCGGTGCTTGCGGACATTCCGCCGCGTGCGATCAAAACTGGATCGGTTGGGAACGCTGAAGTCATTCGCTGTATTGGTGCCAAACTGGCGACGATGCGGCAAACGGTGAATTCGGCAAAGTGTCCAATCGTGGTGGATCCGGTCATGATCAGCAAACATGGCGACTCCTTGATCGATGACGAGGCGGTGGCGGCTTACCGCGAAGAGTTGTTCCCGCATGCGGACATCATCACGCCGAATCGCTTTGAAGCAGAGCGTTTGTTAGGTCGGAAGATTGGTAGCAGCGTCGATGATTTCTTGGAAGCGACTGAGGACTTGCTGGACCTTGGGCCCGCCAATGTGCTGTTGAAAGCCGGCGAGTTTGATGGACATCAAATGCATGTTTACACCGAAGGCGAAGGGCTTGTGACGATCGCGGTGGATCGTTACGACACAACGCATACCCATGGTGCGGGCTGCTCGTTGTCGGCGATGATCGCGGCTCGGTTAGCCTTGTCTTCGCCCGAAGACGACGAAGACGTGCGGATGCGAGAAGCGGTTGACAGTGCGATCGCGGCGGTCAATCACGCGATCCATTTCGCTCCGAAGTACGGCAACGGATCGGGCCCCATTGAATCCCGGTTGTTGCACTTTGTTGACTAG
- a CDS encoding DUF1294 domain-containing protein yields the protein MRLLLIIAAETILASAITFVLYGWDKRLARLNGQNPNSHSRISEQTLLIMSLIGGWPGGLIGSRVFRHKTVKQSYRASFYGVVGLHVGAVAALLYWNFAGGSIEDIRELLLE from the coding sequence ATGCGTTTACTCCTTATCATCGCTGCCGAGACGATTCTCGCCAGTGCTATCACGTTTGTTTTGTACGGATGGGACAAACGGCTGGCACGATTGAACGGTCAAAACCCGAACTCGCATTCCCGGATTTCCGAACAAACCCTGCTCATTATGTCTCTGATTGGCGGATGGCCCGGCGGACTGATTGGTTCACGTGTCTTTCGCCACAAGACGGTCAAGCAGTCGTATCGTGCCAGTTTTTACGGAGTGGTTGGTCTACACGTGGGAGCAGTCGCGGCATTGCTGTACTGGAATTTCGCCGGCGGCAGTATTGAGGACATTAGGGAACTTCTGCTTGAGTAA
- a CDS encoding sensor histidine kinase: protein MPDLKSVQSPRPAKHSMEEATAEIAALKSQVRHMQGLVSLGELTGTATHEFNNVLMTVINYAKLGLRNEDKASRDKALNKILDASERAAKITNTILAQARNRSDAKEPTDLVALVNDTLVLLGREMQKYRISVETDLAENTPMISASGNQLQRLLLNLMTNARQAMGEGGTLLIRVGAQPAVGGQPETVELTIRDSGAGIPQDVLPKIFDPFFSTKSGPDESGKGGTGLGLAACKDIIDEHDGKIRVESSVGRGTAFIIRLPVQASQKAAA from the coding sequence ATGCCGGACCTCAAATCTGTTCAGTCACCACGTCCGGCCAAGCATTCGATGGAAGAGGCGACCGCGGAGATCGCGGCTCTAAAATCGCAAGTTCGTCACATGCAAGGACTCGTCTCGTTGGGCGAGTTGACCGGCACCGCAACGCACGAGTTCAACAACGTGCTGATGACGGTCATCAACTACGCCAAGTTGGGGCTTCGCAATGAAGACAAAGCCAGCCGCGACAAGGCGCTGAACAAAATTCTGGATGCGTCCGAGCGGGCAGCAAAAATCACCAACACCATTCTGGCCCAGGCACGCAACCGCTCCGACGCGAAGGAACCGACTGATTTGGTGGCCTTGGTCAATGACACGCTTGTGTTGTTGGGCCGGGAAATGCAAAAGTACCGGATCAGTGTTGAAACGGATCTCGCAGAAAACACACCCATGATTTCGGCCAGCGGCAACCAGCTGCAGCGTTTGTTGTTGAACCTGATGACCAACGCTCGACAGGCGATGGGCGAGGGGGGCACGCTGCTGATTCGTGTTGGTGCCCAACCCGCAGTCGGTGGGCAACCCGAGACTGTTGAATTAACCATTCGCGATTCCGGTGCGGGGATTCCACAGGACGTGCTGCCGAAGATCTTCGATCCATTCTTTTCAACCAAGTCCGGCCCTGACGAGTCTGGCAAAGGCGGGACGGGATTGGGATTGGCGGCGTGCAAAGACATCATCGACGAACACGACGGGAAAATCCGCGTGGAAAGCTCGGTAGGTCGCGGGACTGCGTTTATCATTCGCTTGCCTGTTCAGGCCAGTCAGAAAGCGGCGGCGTGA
- a CDS encoding AAA domain-containing protein: protein MSARSRKGQKKQAVADANTNELSIPYPKGLPTDRPLDVNAYFDQLHVWLDLEAIAERARLARMRQIRSERDAESTGHAILGLDLIDYHTGLAGRYLLDLAKPGGQELPMSRLKVGSPVVLSNDDDLSDEGIAGVVSHRKNHVIQIATEVFPDPDAETASGRKPSKRADASIGELRYRLDLSPDETTRKRQIAAMAKARKHRGRSGRLRDVLLGIESPRFDGTKISVQPLPQDIIDEERDDIDFRTELNPPQRDAVAFALLADDFAILHGPPGTGKTTTLAEIIAQAVDRGERVLACAASNTAVDNLLERMQRLIPYVVRVGHPARVFEHLRQYTLDGQVERDPSSSVIKDLRRELEQLLRYTQKSSRGNSMGKKQRGEMFAEVGRLRGQIRSMERSIVRGVLDRADVICTTATIDEDLLGDERFDLVVVDEACQSTEAGMWQAILRADRLIIAGDHCQLPPTVLSDEAAAIGMRDSLMQRLVHRFGEPVYKRLSVQYRMHESIMRFSSDHFYDGSLVADASVRSHRLCDLSHVESTPLTETSLLWIDTAGAGYEEELEPDGQSKLNQGEATIIVDLVRQLTESGVEGEDIAIIAPYAAQVRLLRRRLDLEGLEIDTVDGFQGREKEVVLLTMVRSNPEGIIGFLADRRRSNVAMTRAKRKLIMVGDTATLCQHDFYGDVLEYFEANEAYQSVFEFQAIHLN from the coding sequence ATGTCGGCACGCTCTCGTAAAGGTCAAAAAAAGCAAGCGGTTGCCGATGCGAATACGAACGAACTGAGCATCCCCTATCCCAAAGGGTTGCCCACCGATCGCCCACTGGATGTCAACGCTTATTTCGACCAGCTCCACGTTTGGCTCGATTTGGAAGCGATTGCGGAACGAGCACGTTTGGCTCGGATGCGTCAAATTCGTTCCGAGCGAGATGCGGAAAGCACCGGACACGCGATCCTCGGCCTGGACCTCATCGATTATCACACTGGGCTGGCGGGCCGCTACTTACTGGATCTGGCCAAACCCGGCGGGCAAGAATTGCCGATGAGCCGGTTGAAAGTCGGTTCACCCGTCGTGCTATCCAACGACGACGACTTGTCCGACGAGGGCATCGCGGGCGTGGTCAGCCACCGCAAGAACCACGTCATCCAGATCGCGACCGAAGTGTTCCCCGATCCGGATGCGGAAACGGCCAGCGGGCGGAAGCCTAGCAAGCGAGCCGACGCGTCGATCGGCGAACTTCGATACCGACTGGATCTATCGCCTGACGAAACAACCCGCAAGCGACAGATCGCGGCGATGGCGAAAGCACGCAAACACCGAGGCCGATCCGGTCGTTTGCGTGACGTGTTGCTCGGCATTGAATCGCCGCGATTCGACGGCACCAAAATCAGCGTGCAACCGCTGCCCCAGGACATCATTGACGAAGAACGCGACGACATTGACTTCCGGACCGAATTGAATCCACCGCAGCGTGACGCGGTGGCATTCGCGCTGCTGGCGGATGATTTTGCGATCCTGCATGGGCCACCCGGCACCGGCAAGACGACGACCCTTGCCGAGATCATCGCCCAAGCAGTCGACCGGGGCGAAAGAGTGCTGGCGTGCGCGGCCAGCAACACCGCCGTCGACAATTTGCTGGAACGAATGCAAAGGCTGATCCCTTACGTCGTTCGAGTCGGACACCCCGCCCGTGTCTTCGAACACTTACGACAATACACCCTCGACGGCCAGGTCGAGCGAGATCCTTCCAGCAGCGTGATCAAGGACCTCCGCCGCGAACTGGAACAACTCCTCCGCTACACCCAAAAGAGCTCACGTGGCAATTCGATGGGCAAGAAGCAACGCGGCGAGATGTTCGCCGAAGTGGGACGTCTGCGCGGCCAGATCCGGTCAATGGAGCGTTCCATCGTTCGTGGCGTTCTTGATCGTGCCGACGTGATCTGCACAACAGCCACGATTGATGAAGACTTGCTAGGCGACGAGCGTTTCGATTTAGTCGTCGTGGATGAGGCTTGTCAAAGCACCGAGGCCGGGATGTGGCAAGCCATCCTGCGTGCCGATCGCCTGATCATCGCCGGCGATCATTGCCAACTTCCACCAACCGTCCTCAGCGATGAAGCCGCCGCGATCGGCATGCGAGATTCTTTGATGCAGCGATTGGTGCATCGTTTTGGGGAACCGGTCTACAAACGGCTGAGCGTGCAGTACCGGATGCATGAATCGATCATGCGATTCAGCAGCGACCATTTTTATGACGGATCATTGGTTGCTGACGCGTCCGTTCGATCGCACCGCCTTTGCGATCTTTCGCACGTGGAATCAACACCACTGACTGAAACGTCGCTGCTGTGGATTGACACTGCCGGGGCGGGCTACGAAGAGGAACTCGAACCTGATGGCCAAAGCAAACTGAATCAAGGCGAGGCGACCATCATCGTTGACTTGGTTCGCCAACTGACCGAGTCCGGCGTCGAAGGCGAAGACATCGCCATCATCGCTCCATACGCGGCCCAGGTTCGACTGCTTCGCCGACGCTTGGACCTTGAAGGTCTCGAGATCGACACGGTCGATGGATTCCAAGGCCGAGAAAAAGAAGTGGTCCTGCTGACCATGGTCCGCAGCAACCCCGAAGGCATCATTGGCTTTCTCGCCGATCGCCGCCGCAGCAACGTGGCAATGACCCGAGCCAAACGAAAACTGATCATGGTTGGCGACACCGCGACGCTATGCCAGCACGATTTTTACGGCGACGTGTTGGAATACTTCGAAGCCAACGAGGCCTACCAAAGTGTCTTCGAATTCCAAGCCATCCACCTGAACTAG
- a CDS encoding NAD-dependent epimerase/dehydratase family protein, whose translation MRVIVTGSSGLIGSAAVRHWDALGDEVIGIDNDMRATFFGPDGSTKWNQTRLEAETQNFRTVSLDIRDRVGVLALFEKESPDLIIHCAAQPSHDKAAAIPFLDFEVNANGTLNLLEATRQFAPEAVFCHMSTNKVYGDAPNELPLQELPTRWEYADEADYDGISESCRIDQTMHSLFGASKTAADVLAQEYGKYFGVKTGIFRGGCLTGASHSGVELHGFLSYLVHVAVTGKPYTIFGYKGKQVRDQIECSDVVKAFEAFSKNPRPGEVYNIGGGRNNAASVLECIDKIADISGHRINWTLGDDNRKGDHICYISDLAKLRRDYPEWDIRVSLDEILRQMIASEESKLAATKA comes from the coding sequence ATGCGCGTCATTGTTACAGGTTCTAGCGGTTTGATTGGTTCGGCTGCCGTGCGTCACTGGGATGCACTCGGCGACGAAGTCATCGGCATCGACAACGACATGCGGGCCACTTTTTTTGGCCCTGATGGCAGTACGAAGTGGAACCAAACCCGCCTCGAAGCCGAAACCCAAAACTTCCGAACCGTCTCTCTGGACATCCGTGATCGCGTTGGGGTGTTGGCTCTCTTCGAAAAAGAATCCCCCGACCTGATCATCCACTGCGCCGCCCAGCCTTCCCACGACAAAGCGGCCGCAATTCCATTTTTGGACTTCGAAGTCAACGCGAACGGCACGCTCAACCTGCTCGAAGCAACACGTCAATTCGCTCCCGAGGCCGTGTTCTGCCACATGAGCACGAACAAGGTCTATGGCGATGCGCCCAACGAATTGCCGCTGCAAGAGCTCCCAACTCGCTGGGAGTACGCCGACGAAGCCGACTACGACGGCATCAGCGAGTCGTGCCGGATCGACCAAACGATGCATTCGCTGTTCGGCGCTTCCAAGACAGCCGCTGATGTTCTAGCCCAAGAATATGGCAAGTACTTCGGCGTGAAGACCGGTATCTTCCGCGGCGGCTGCTTGACGGGTGCCAGCCACAGCGGTGTGGAACTGCACGGCTTCCTGAGCTACCTCGTCCACGTGGCCGTTACCGGCAAGCCCTACACGATCTTCGGTTACAAAGGCAAACAGGTCCGCGACCAAATCGAATGCAGTGACGTGGTCAAAGCGTTCGAAGCATTCTCCAAGAACCCACGTCCCGGTGAGGTTTACAACATCGGTGGCGGTCGGAACAACGCGGCAAGCGTGTTGGAATGCATCGATAAGATTGCCGACATTTCCGGACACCGCATCAACTGGACCCTCGGTGACGACAATCGCAAGGGCGACCACATCTGCTACATCAGCGACCTCGCCAAGTTACGCCGTGACTATCCAGAGTGGGATATTCGCGTCTCACTGGACGAAATCCTGCGACAAATGATTGCCTCGGAAGAGTCCAAATTGGCCGCTACCAAGGCTTGA